A single window of Euwallacea similis isolate ESF13 chromosome 32, ESF131.1, whole genome shotgun sequence DNA harbors:
- the rdo gene encoding carboxypeptidase N subunit 2: MHLQLSLFLLVVASTSLAMCPTKCSCFLDLQGRKNLLCKDGGMIGPLNLDNVTLDTQVIRITAPDDNTNMLTMSPVFQSYRKLEEIHITKSNIPQLGMHFFWGLTKLDVLNLSQNNITQPLDHNFRGLDKLKELYLDDNRIQSLPSGTFRYLHELKLLSIQRNRITDLVNRIFLEIGKLKVLKLSGNNLKELNPEVFRDVQELRQLECRGCALKKINKEVYRLLPHLTYLDIGDNEIKAIHSEDFRELPNVKVLKLDGNSIAAIHDNTFMQQLVLRKLSLARNDLTKITINAFVELYNLTELDLSDNKLEKIHEGALEPIKTSLEVLVLSGNKLKMHTLKELSRLEVLKELRLSSCGLIELSSEIFPKNLEVLDLSKNHLSVLNTKLLPHSLRSLDVSKNNVRGIDEYNLQKLDNLRFLNLQGNPWSCDLCYIVPLLERSNKSATFSDLICAAPFTVKGKTLGMIEKTELAWCTAASYSTGDADFFLVSGDGNIGIIAASMSVCLLLLTILAIIGALFYSKRHAARYYTHEDKLAVDGDDIFDNNHSPLFCDGELNFKFPLDAEKKISISTIEEIKKEHTISNGT; the protein is encoded by the exons ATGCATCTTCAATTGAGTCTGTTCCTCTTAGTGGTGGCCTCAACCAGCTTGGCTATGTGCCCGACTAAATGCTCATGCTTTCTGGATCTTCAAGGACGGAAAAATCTTCTGTGCAAAGACGGCGGTATGATCGGGCCTTTGAATCTGGACAATGTAACATTGGACACTCAAGTGATTAGAATCACTGCCCCCGACGACAATACCAACATGCTCACCATGTCCCCAGTCTTCCAGAGCTATAGAAAACTTGAAGAAATTCACATTACGAAAAGCAACATCCCTCAGCTGGGCATGCACTTTTTTTGGGGCTTGACCAAATTGGATGTACTCAATTTGTCGCAAAACAACATCACTCAACCTCTAGACCACAATTTTCGCGGTCTGGATAAACTCAAGGAGCTGTATCTTGACGATAACAGAATCCAGTCGTTGCCCAGCGGCACTTTCCGGTATCTGCACGAGCTGAAACTTTTGTCGATACAACGAAACAGGATAACAGACTTGGTGAACAGgattttcttagaaattgGAAAGCTGAAAGTGCTGAAGCTCAGCGGAAACAATTTGAAGGAGCTTAATCCCGAGGTTTTTCGTGACGtgcag GAATTGAGGCAGCTGGAATGCCGTGGCTGCGCCCTCAAGAAAATCAACAAGGAAGTTTATCGACTTCTGCCTCATCTGACGTATTTAGATATAGGGGATAATGAGATCAAAGCGATTCATTCCGAAGACTTTAGGGAGCTGCCTAACGTTAAGGTTCTGAAGCTGGATGGCAACAGCATCGCGGCAATCCACGATAACACCTTCATGCAGCAATTGGTGCTGAGGAAGCTGAGCTTGGCTAGAAATGATTTGACTAAGATCACCATAAACGCATTCGTGGAGTTGTACAACCTCACGGAATTAGATTTGAGCGATAACAAGCTGGAGAAAATTCATGAAGGTGCCTTAGAGCCTATAAAAACCTCGTTGGAAGTGTTGGTTTTGAGCGGAAACAAGCTGAAAATGCACACCCTAAAGGAACTTTCAAGGCTTGAAGTTTTGAAGGAGCTGAGACTGAGCTCGTGCGGCCTGATAGAGCTCAGTTCAGAGATTTTCCCGAAGAATCTGGAGGTCTTAGACTTGAGCAAAAATCACCTGTCGGTGCTCAACACGAAGCTTCTCCCGCATTCCCTGCGCAGCTTGGACGTGTCCAAGAACAATGTTAGAGGTATTGACGAATACAATCTACAGAAGTTGGACAATCTGAGGTTTCTGAACTTACAAGGGAACCCTTGGTCTTGCGATCTTTGCTACATAGTTCCTTTGTTGGAGAGATCTAACAAAAGTGCAACTTTTAGTGACCTGATCTGTGCAGCCCCCTTCACCGTCAAGGGGAAAACTTTGGGCATGATAGAGAAGACCGAGCTGGCCTGGTGCACTGCAGCTAGTTACAGCACTGGAGATgccgatttttttcttgtatctGGAGATGGCAATATTGGAATCATAGCAGCTAGCATGTCCGTCTGCCTCTTACTCCTTACAATCCTAGCAATAATTGGGGCTCTATTTTACTCCAAAAGACACGCTGCGAGATATTACACTCACGAAGATAAATTGGCAGTTGATGGTGACGACATATTCGATAACAACCACAGCCCTTTATTCTGCGATGGGGAGCTCAATTTTAAGTTCCCCCTGGATGCTGAGAAGAAAATCTCCATTTCAACGATTGAGGAAATTAAGAAGGAGCACACTATTAGCAACGGAACGTGA